One window of Microcoleus vaginatus PCC 9802 genomic DNA carries:
- a CDS encoding NACHT domain-containing protein, producing MGKPTGLGKVAQATMNFIQKVAMARKYGKNATTKNNVFKLVEALLALADEEIAVPGDKLKATFNVEWVKEDELLVSGKFQQKRNKQTKIVEGITKEDLWTLVECFGKALELSQPKDEKNVDNAQRRGEAIQDVLDCLKDLGILILEPSARNQGFWKFSLKLDHQTKPKKNLEVIEKQWQEKIGSVTVEKTENSGGAKNSLNWQEICRQNLAQQKQLTTNLFTNANGMTPQLDGVYVPLAIVERQKPKPQPRNQEEEKEKETEKLIPIAEERFFEDVLRQGKSDISQGRKIAIIGEPGAGKTTRLQKIADWILEQELGLPIWIDLAELGEQDICQYLEKAWLLRCRGEVTRGDLEPQISLVWLLLDGVDEMTHTQGMQQLGKDLLRTWVQAARVVVTCRVNVWEADKNAFSGFDVFRNLEFNAEQVTEYIRRWFAGMGDAATGESLELALAESENSRLKELIQNPLRLWMLCQIWSSRKGTLPDTQAKLYASFIKYIYRWKEQFIKSYAKLCGKTQSQCQKLLHEALGELAKAAIDGKAGRFRLSYQLVSEYLGERSDETSLLSLALSLGWLNRVGIDFDEPEESVYAFYHATFQEYFAAFAVDDWDYFLPRNHVDFPVVGKEYRIFEAQWKQVILLWLGLEEVNRNQKEEFIEALGGFEDGCSDFYEYRVDLLAAAGIGEFKDCKWAAEIVATIIKWGCGYFNLEKQEWWTFLDPIAEGARAALLQTNYSIAVNQLIDLLKRTKDENARRSVAECLGKIDPGNPEAITALIAILSTTTDEDTRWRVADILGKIDPGNPEAIAALIAILSTTTDKNCRQSVAECLGKVATGNIEAIAALIAILSTTTDWHTRWSVANILGKIATGNPEAIAALIAILSTTTDWKTRPRVADILGNIDPGNTEAIAALIAILSTTTDEDTRRSVAYSLGEIATGNSEAIAALIAILSTTTDEDTRRSVAECLGEIATGNSEAIAALIELLSTTTDWHTRWSVANILGKIATGNPEAIAALIAILSTTTDEDTRRSVANILGEIATGNPEAIAALIAILSTTTDEDTRRSVANILGEIATGNPEAIAALIAILSTTTDEDTRRRVAYSLGKIDPGNPEAIAALIAILSTTTDEDTRREVADILGKIATGNPEAIAALMAILSTTTDEDTRRRVAYSLGKIDPGNPEAIAALIIAILSTTNDDYTTRPMFADCLGKIDPGNPEAIAALIAILSTTTDEGTRWIVAYSLGEIDPGNPEAIAALIAILSTTNDELTRGRYAGILGKIATGNPEAIAALIELLSTTNDEHTRWEVAESLNKIVQNDQMPSVVSALQQFQCDQTYETNFDLYKYSFEIIWNCAQNLPYPTFYQAWHHQLTTPHPEVPETTGVGSTPFTQSLNLADLPNILDARLADTQLIESVQLICIDTSKFIDTDNPALEIYEQFLDQNCPERPQRRTRNPPPTQILLESTPPPQRQTPHPHLLPRPHIPRRRRF from the coding sequence TTGGGCAAACCAACTGGTTTGGGCAAAGTTGCCCAAGCGACGATGAATTTTATTCAAAAGGTAGCGATGGCACGAAAATACGGGAAAAACGCCACCACAAAAAACAACGTCTTCAAACTGGTTGAGGCGTTACTCGCCCTCGCGGATGAGGAAATTGCCGTGCCGGGGGATAAGCTGAAAGCTACGTTTAATGTGGAATGGGTAAAGGAAGATGAGTTGCTGGTATCGGGGAAATTTCAGCAAAAACGCAACAAACAAACCAAAATCGTGGAAGGGATAACTAAAGAAGATTTATGGACGTTAGTGGAATGTTTCGGAAAGGCATTAGAACTCTCTCAACCCAAGGATGAAAAGAATGTCGATAACGCCCAGAGAAGAGGAGAGGCAATCCAAGATGTTTTGGACTGTCTGAAAGACTTAGGTATACTTATCCTTGAACCTAGTGCAAGAAATCAAGGTTTTTGGAAATTTTCCCTCAAACTGGATCATCAAACTAAGCCTAAAAAAAATTTAGAAGTAATTGAGAAGCAATGGCAGGAGAAAATTGGCTCTGTCACAGTCGAAAAAACTGAAAATTCTGGAGGTGCAAAAAACTCCCTAAACTGGCAAGAAATCTGCCGCCAAAACCTCGCCCAACAAAAGCAACTCACTACCAACCTCTTCACCAACGCCAACGGGATGACACCGCAACTGGATGGCGTTTATGTTCCCTTAGCGATTGTCGAACGCCAAAAACCCAAACCTCAGCCAAGGAATCAGGAGGAAGAAAAGGAAAAAGAAACTGAAAAACTGATTCCCATTGCTGAAGAACGCTTTTTTGAGGATGTGTTGCGACAAGGGAAAAGCGACATTAGTCAAGGGCGCAAAATTGCGATTATTGGCGAACCGGGTGCAGGGAAAACCACGCGGTTGCAGAAGATTGCTGATTGGATTTTAGAGCAAGAATTGGGGTTGCCGATTTGGATAGATTTAGCTGAATTAGGGGAGCAAGATATCTGTCAGTATTTGGAAAAGGCGTGGTTGCTGCGGTGTCGGGGAGAAGTGACGCGCGGTGATTTAGAGCCACAAATAAGTCTGGTTTGGTTGTTGCTGGATGGTGTGGATGAAATGACGCACACTCAAGGAATGCAGCAGTTGGGGAAAGACTTATTAAGGACATGGGTGCAGGCGGCGCGGGTGGTGGTGACTTGTCGGGTGAATGTTTGGGAGGCGGATAAAAATGCTTTTTCGGGGTTTGATGTGTTTCGCAATTTGGAGTTTAATGCGGAACAAGTTACGGAGTATATTCGCCGTTGGTTTGCGGGGATGGGGGATGCTGCGACGGGGGAGAGTTTGGAGCTGGCGTTAGCAGAGTCGGAGAATTCCCGTCTCAAGGAGTTGATTCAAAATCCGTTGCGGTTGTGGATGTTGTGTCAAATTTGGAGTTCGAGAAAGGGAACTTTACCGGATACTCAGGCAAAATTATATGCAAGTTTTATTAAGTATATCTATCGCTGGAAAGAGCAGTTTATCAAAAGCTATGCAAAGCTATGTGGCAAAACTCAGAGTCAGTGTCAGAAACTTTTACATGAAGCGTTAGGAGAATTAGCAAAAGCAGCAATTGATGGCAAAGCTGGTCGTTTTCGCTTGTCCTATCAGTTAGTTAGTGAGTATTTAGGAGAACGCAGCGATGAAACGTCTTTATTATCCTTAGCGTTATCTCTAGGATGGTTGAATCGGGTTGGCATCGATTTTGATGAACCGGAAGAATCTGTCTATGCGTTTTATCATGCGACGTTTCAGGAGTATTTTGCGGCGTTTGCGGTGGATGATTGGGATTATTTTTTACCTCGGAATCATGTTGATTTTCCGGTGGTGGGGAAGGAATATCGGATTTTTGAAGCGCAGTGGAAGCAGGTGATTTTGCTGTGGTTGGGGCTGGAGGAGGTGAATCGGAATCAGAAGGAGGAGTTTATTGAGGCATTGGGTGGGTTTGAGGATGGGTGCAGTGATTTTTATGAATATCGAGTCGATTTGCTAGCTGCTGCGGGGATAGGAGAGTTTAAAGATTGTAAGTGGGCTGCTGAAATAGTAGCAACAATCATTAAGTGGGGCTGCGGTTATTTCAACCTTGAAAAACAAGAATGGTGGACATTTCTCGATCCTATTGCAGAGGGAGCAAGAGCAGCACTGTTACAGACAAACTATAGTATAGCTGTCAACCAACTCATTGATTTACTGAAAAGAACTAAAGATGAAAATGCTCGTCGGAGTGTTGCTGAGTGTTTGGGTAAAATCGATCCAGGCAACCCAGAGGCGATCACTGCTTTAATCGCAATTCTCTCCACTACTACTGATGAGGATACCCGTTGGAGAGTTGCTGACATTTTGGGTAAAATTGACCCAGGCAACCCAGAGGCGATCGCTGCTTTAATCGCAATTCTCTCCACTACTACTGATAAGAATTGTCGTCAGAGTGTTGCTGAGTGTTTGGGTAAAGTTGCTACAGGCAACATAGAGGCGATCGCTGCTTTAATCGCAATTCTCTCCACTACTACCGATTGGCATACGCGTTGGAGTGTCGCTAACATTTTGGGTAAAATTGCCACAGGAAACCCAGAGGCGATCGCTGCTTTAATTGCAATTCTCTCAACTACTACCGATTGGAAGACCCGTCCGAGAGTCGCTGATATTTTGGGTAACATCGACCCGGGCAACACAGAGGCGATCGCTGCTTTAATCGCCATTCTCTCCACTACTACTGATGAGGATACCCGTCGGAGTGTCGCTTACAGTTTGGGTGAAATTGCCACAGGCAACTCAGAGGCGATCGCTGCTTTAATCGCCATTCTCTCCACTACTACTGATGAGGATACCCGTCGGAGTGTTGCTGAGTGTTTGGGTGAAATTGCCACAGGCAACTCAGAGGCGATCGCTGCTTTAATCGAACTTCTATCAACTACTACCGATTGGCATACGCGTTGGAGTGTCGCTAACATTTTGGGTAAAATTGCCACAGGAAACCCAGAGGCGATCGCTGCTTTAATCGCCATTCTCTCCACTACTACTGATGAGGATACCCGTCGGAGTGTCGCTAACATTTTGGGTGAAATTGCCACAGGAAACCCAGAGGCGATCGCTGCTTTAATCGCCATTCTCTCCACTACTACTGATGAGGATACCCGTCGGAGTGTCGCTAACATTTTGGGTGAAATTGCCACAGGAAACCCAGAGGCGATCGCTGCTTTAATCGCCATTCTCTCCACTACTACTGATGAGGATACCCGTCGGAGAGTCGCTTACAGTTTGGGTAAAATTGACCCTGGCAACCCAGAGGCGATCGCTGCTTTAATCGCCATTCTCTCCACTACTACCGATGAGGATACCCGTCGGGAAGTCGCTGACATTTTGGGTAAAATTGCCACAGGCAACCCAGAGGCGATCGCTGCTTTAATGGCTATTCTCTCCACTACTACTGATGAGGATACCCGTCGGAGAGTCGCTTACAGTTTGGGTAAAATTGACCCTGGCAACCCAGAGGCGATCGCTGCTTTAATAATCGCCATTCTCTCCACTACTAATGATGACTATACCACCCGTCCGATGTTCGCTGACTGTTTGGGTAAAATTGACCCTGGCAACCCAGAGGCGATCGCTGCTTTAATCGCCATTCTCTCCACTACTACTGATGAGGGTACCCGTTGGATAGTCGCTTACAGTTTGGGTGAAATTGACCCTGGCAACCCAGAGGCGATCGCTGCTTTAATCGCCATTCTCTCCACTACTAATGATGAGCTTACCCGTGGGAGATACGCTGGCATTTTGGGTAAAATTGCCACAGGCAACCCAGAGGCGATCGCTGCTTTAATCGAACTTCTATCAACGACTAATGATGAGCATACCCGTTGGGAAGTCGCTGAAAGTTTGAATAAAATTGTGCAAAATGACCAGATGCCTTCTGTTGTCTCAGCGTTGCAACAATTTCAGTGCGATCAAACCTATGAAACCAATTTTGACCTCTACAAATACAGCTTTGAAATCATCTGGAACTGCGCCCAAAATCTGCCTTACCCAACTTTCTATCAAGCATGGCACCATCAACTCACCACACCCCATCCAGAAGTCCCAGAGACAACAGGAGTCGGTTCTACCCCCTTCACCCAAAGCCTCAATTTAGCAGATTTACCCAACATCCTTGATGCCAGACTTGCAGACACACAATTAATCGAATCCGTACAGCTAATTTGCATCGACACCAGCAAATTCATCGACACAGATAACCCCGCCCTGGAAATCTACGAACAATTCCTCGACCAAAACTGTCCCGAAAGACCCCAACGGCGAACCCGAAACCCTCCCCCAACTCAAATCCTACTGGAATCGACTCCGCCGCCACAGCGACAAACACCCCATCCTCATCTTCTACCAAGACCCCACATTCCCCGCCGCCGAAGGTTTTAG
- a CDS encoding amidohydrolase, whose translation MLPRIKELAATLAPRLIEIRRHIHSHPELSGQEYQTAAYVAGVLASSGVRAIEGIGKTGVLGELKGHSNESRWLAIRTDMDALPIQERTNLEFASRNEGVMHACGHDIHTTVGLGAAMILSQLGEKLPGHVRFLFQPAEEIAQGAQWMIKDGAMEDVDGILGVHVFPTIPGGCIGIRHGALTAAADDIELIVMGESGHGARPHEAIDAIWIASQIITTLQQAISRTQNPLRPLVLTIGQINGGRAPNVIADRVKLLGTVRSLHPETHEKLPAWIEQIVSSVCATYGAKYELTYKRGVPGVQNDPKLTQLVETAALEALGRSRVQILPEPSLGAEDFSMYLEHAPGTMFRLGVGLTDKPNYPLHHPQFEVDEAAIVTGAVTLAYAAYQYWKQHPGSH comes from the coding sequence ATGCTTCCCCGCATCAAAGAATTAGCCGCTACCCTAGCACCCCGCTTAATCGAAATTCGCCGCCACATCCACTCCCACCCCGAACTCAGCGGCCAAGAATATCAAACCGCCGCCTACGTAGCCGGAGTTCTTGCTTCCAGCGGAGTCCGCGCGATCGAAGGAATCGGCAAAACAGGAGTCCTCGGGGAACTCAAAGGCCACAGCAACGAGTCGCGGTGGCTGGCAATTCGCACCGATATGGACGCTTTGCCGATTCAAGAACGCACTAACTTAGAATTTGCTTCCCGCAACGAGGGAGTGATGCACGCCTGCGGCCACGACATCCACACCACCGTCGGTTTGGGCGCAGCCATGATATTGTCTCAGCTAGGCGAAAAATTGCCCGGTCACGTCCGCTTCTTGTTTCAGCCGGCGGAAGAGATTGCCCAAGGTGCTCAATGGATGATTAAAGATGGGGCGATGGAAGATGTTGACGGCATCCTCGGAGTGCACGTTTTTCCGACGATTCCCGGCGGTTGCATCGGTATCCGCCACGGGGCCCTGACGGCGGCGGCAGATGACATAGAATTGATTGTGATGGGCGAATCCGGCCACGGTGCGCGTCCCCACGAGGCGATCGACGCAATTTGGATTGCTTCTCAGATAATTACCACTTTGCAGCAGGCAATTAGCCGCACGCAAAATCCTTTGAGGCCACTGGTTTTGACGATCGGGCAAATTAACGGCGGACGAGCGCCGAACGTAATTGCCGATCGAGTAAAATTATTGGGAACCGTGCGATCGCTGCATCCAGAAACCCACGAAAAACTGCCGGCTTGGATCGAACAAATTGTTTCTAGCGTCTGCGCGACTTACGGCGCTAAGTACGAACTCACCTACAAGCGCGGCGTACCCGGAGTCCAAAACGACCCAAAACTCACGCAATTAGTCGAAACTGCGGCTTTAGAAGCTTTAGGGCGATCGCGCGTCCAAATTTTGCCAGAACCATCCCTCGGCGCGGAAGATTTTTCGATGTATCTAGAACACGCACCGGGAACCATGTTTCGCTTAGGAGTGGGACTGACTGACAAACCGAACTATCCCCTTCATCACCCGCAATTTGAGGTTGATGAAGCGGCGATCGTCACCGGCGCTGTCACCTTGGCCTATGCCGCCTACCAATATTGGAAACAGCATCCAGGTTCACACTAA